The genomic segment GACTGATTATCAAGTATAGTTCCCGTCTCGAAGCCAGCTAGGAGATGGGATCAGCATTGCTCTTCTATGGAAAATCTATCAAATCTGTGATTTCACATCTTCAGTATGCAACATTCCCGCCCTACACTGGTGTATACAATAGTTGCGTAATGCAAAGAGTTTCTAATTCATGTGCCTGTACGCTCACACATATTGCACCTTTGCTAGAAGCACAATATCACCTAATGCACCGCAGAGCCAATTAACCCAGATatgccaaggccgagcatcgcTGCACAGATTCATTTTCCAGAACTCTTGTGGTAGTGGCATAGGGCCATGTTACACTAAATCATCAGAAGTCTAAGTTCATGGATATCCCATAACTTGTCCATGAAGCTACAATGATATGACAGTGTTGTGTGAAACTGACCCGGGTTCATTAGAAGGTTATTAAGTTTGCATGTTCTCATGTTGTACAAGGACAAGTCAATACATACCAATTACATGCTTatgtaaggtcattttatcaatttattcCAAGTGTTCTGCTGCatatacaaaatttgaatttgaatttgaaatttaatttgaattttgatttgaatttgcatatgaatttgaatttagcCTTGATGGAGCTGATAAAGCCAAACTTTGAAATACCCCCTCCCTCCAGCAACCACaaattgtaaaaaagaaaatgtttttaaagataaataagtaGAAATAGATAAGTGAACATTTGTACTTCAATGAATGATTTCAAGAGTAAGTTGGTAAATGGCTGAATATGAGTTATGTAGTTGAGTGGgtgagtgaataaataaattaactcccccccaaaaaaatacacaaacaaatgggtaccaataaaaaaaaaacaagtgaatGTTTCAATTAAGAAATAAGTAAAACTAAATATGTAACTTACACACATATTGAGCATTGATGCTTTGTActttgtaaattagaaatatTATTCTCGTACATGAATTCTCACTTGACTAATCATAATGTTTCATATTTACCAAccacataacaaacaaatacTAAAGTCTGATTAATAATATAATCTACAGATTCTTGAAATTTTCTTCAAGTCAGATATGTTTATGGGAGGTGGGACATGTATTccttcaaaatacatttttttcaattatattaATCTATGAAGGGTCTATACTAAAGTTGAAACAGACTTTAGTATAGACCTTGAGGTAGGTTGACCAAAAGTTTTACTGGTATATGcttaatattttatatatgtGCCTACTACAGCCGCATTTCCATTATAAAGTAAggagatgaaaatattttacattgAACTAAATGTAGAAGGTACATCGCCTAAGGTATGAGCCCTGTCCTAAAGGATGAATCCTTCACAGCTTCTTTTGCTGCTATTCATCTCCTTTTGGCAGAGATTTAACAATAAAGTGGGAAAGCCACTGAGCAGCTTTACTAAGAGATGTGGCAAGGACTTTTGGTAAAGTTCCTAACTAACCTTTTTTTGTGAaagaatataaatttatttacttttgaGACTTATATCTGCCTTCCTCTATCCACTGAAGTTCCTTCAGGATCTGCTTGTGGAAAATTATTATGAAACATATTTTCTGTCTCCATCATTTCGCAGATTCAAAATCACCTGATGCTGGTGTCCACAAGCAACCCGACGGCTCTGGTACCAACAATAACAACAAGCCAAGCAGAGACAAGAGGAAGAGACATAACCAGGCAGTCACTATGGAGGATATCCAGAAAGCCAGCAAACTTAAGGTATCTTATtcagcaagattttttttaaattttaaatgatGTTTAAGGGACCATGTCAAAAGTCAGATCCACATCTTTTGCTCAAGAATCCTAGAAGCGGCCTTTCATTTCCTAATTCTCAGACACATAACAATGGGGAATGCAGGTAAACTGCTATGAGTTGACGTATAGTGCCTTCTTAATCAATTCTTGGTGAAGATGTGGCACAGACTTCTAACAAGTTACCTAATTTTGCAAGAGTTGTGTTTACTAAAATATCTTCAATTTTTTGGTATTGAATTATATTCTTGTTCATGGTTAGGATTGGTCAGGGGGTGTAGTTGAAAATTCAACAGGGTATTCGCTGTGGAGttcattttcccctttccttttctgtgggggggggggggggtgaggttGGCAAAGTTGTAaggttttttaatgaaagattAGAATATAGTGAATCTCCATCATTGATTGATAGATAGGATGCATTTAAAAAAACGTGTAGTAGTACATTAGTGGttgttagaaaaaaataatatatttgtcatTGTGGCTCAGTTTTATATTCCACAACAAATCCTCTTGCAATTTCTAGCTCATATTAACtagcattttcaaaataaacgttAACATCATGGGTGGAAATAACAGTTGGTAAAACTGTTTTGgtaaatgaatacaaaagaaatgaaaccATTTTTAACTCATTCCATCTTTTGTTTTACAGGGATCATCAGATCCAGCTCCATCACACACTAGCCAGAAGTCCAAAGATCTCCCACCTTCACCAAAAATAATTGAACCTCCAGTCCAATCTGCAAAGACATCATCTCAAGAGATGTCCCCAAGGAACCTGAAAGCAGGTGGCTTCAAGATTGAAACTGTGACAAAGACAGAACTGAAAAAGGATTCCAGCATGCCCAAACCTGGAGACCAGACAGTCTTGAAAAGAGCCACATCACCAACCCATGATGTATCCAAGAGAGCCAGCTGGGGATCAAATAAAGGAGAACCATTGAAAGATGGCTTGAAACCTGCAGGTGGACAGCAGACTGGGGTAGATAGACCTTCAAGTCCTTTGAGCAAAGTGACACTTAGGAAACCAGAGATTCCCAAAGTGTTGCAGGATTCAACCAGGCAGAGAAAGAACTCTGATAGTAGCATTTCCACAAGTGAGTCATTATCTGTCTCACCTACAAGAAAAGTGAGAGGTGGCAGCTTCTCAAACAAATCAGATAGTGAAAAGACTGGAAGTCTTCAGAGGCCAAAGTCAATGCCAGTGAAGGATTCAGCAACATCTAGCCAATCCAAAGATCAAAAGACTCCTAGTTCAAAGACCGGTGGTCATGCCAGGGTGTCATCTTCTCCAGAAAAGAAGCGTTTATCAAAGACAATGTCATCTCCAGAAAGAAAACCACCAAAGAAAACAGACACAAAGGCATCTGCAGAAAGAAAGCTGTCCTCAGCTTCATCAACTTCATCCTCTACCAAAAGTTCTCAGGTTGATAAGAGGACTTCGTATCCACCTGCAAAGACAACATCCCCAGATAGGAAACCTCTTTCTAGAAGACAGTCTTCACCGGAGAAAAAGCTAACAACTAGGCCTGCCTCACCAGAGAAAAAGCTAAGAACTAGGCCTGCCTCACCGGAAAAGAAACTGACAACCAGACAACCTTCTCCAGAGAAAAAAGTCTCAAAGACAACAGGAGAGAAGAAGCTCACCAGACAAGCCTCTAGTGAAAAGAAACCCTCAAGAACAACATCCCCTGAAAAGAAAGTCTCAGGGAAATCCTCCACAGAAATAAAGTCATCAAGGACAGTTTCCCCTGATAAGAGGGTATCAAAGACATCACcaacagaaaagaaaaatgaaagagcaACATCTCCTGAAAAGAGGCCTTCCACAAAACGCACAAGCTCCCCTGTGAAAAAGCCATCCGTGAAGAAGGATTCAGAGTCAAAGACCAATAAGAAATCACCAGAGTCTACCAAGGCAACCAAAGATGCTGACAACAAGAAGATGGAAAGCAAGACAAATGGTGTTGATGTTAGCAAGAAGGAACCAGCCAAATCAGATTTGATAGTCCAGAAACCCCAAGTTAAGGAGGAAATCATCGCTAAGaaggaagaaaacaaagaagaagcCGTTCCCGCTGCCCCAGAACCAAAGATGCCTCAGCCAGTTGTGACCATCGTTGCACCAGCCCCTGATAGAAAACCTAGCCAAGCCAAGAGAATAAGGAGTAGAACAATTGAGGTTGACATGCTGAGGAGAAATGGAACGCCAGGTgagtaaaataatgaaaaccaaTAAGGTtcttggaaaaaaagaaaaggtaccTTGTCAAAAGGCATAGCTGCGTCTTACATGCCTTTCATTTCCAATTCTGACACTTAATCATAGACAAAACAACGGGCCATGTAGGAGAAGACGCATTGTGCCTTCATTGCGGAATTCCTCTGCTAAAATCCGAAGCACAGACCAATTGCCCTGAAACGTGAAATAGGACATAATCCTTTTGATAGGCTTGTTTAGTCATTTATCTTCTGATAGTTTGGATATCAGATTTTAGGGCCCTCTTTTATAAATTGCATCAAACTTCATGCAACTTTCTCTTCTTTGGTGCCAATTTGTGTTCCAATATTGAAAATAGATAACATGTATACAACCTGTGCCTTGATATTACTGTATTTTGTTATCCAGAAATTAATCTGGAGTAGAAACAGCCTCTGGTAATAAGTGTTGGGAATATACAGGAaactcaaaattttgtttctacCTTgcaagtgtacatgtatatgcagctGCTTGCTTGTACAGTATGTTCTTATTAGAGAATGATCCAAGGGAAAAAAATCACGGATCATCATGACTTGCTAATTTCAATGACTGTGACAATACACCAATTTTGTTTTCTGTCCGTACATCAATGTCAAATTATTGTCaccaaaattgacattttcataTGAGTAATGATTGCTTCCCTTTCACAATAAGCtaaaatcattttataaactttgaaattttaggGTGTCACTTGTCCTCAAATTGCCGAATGTTAAAtagtatttttatcaaaatcatattattgTCTTCCCGGAGTACCACTTTAATCTCATTTTGATGACTTTCAAATAATACTCTCTAAGCAGCTGGAACATGGTCTAGTCAATATGGTGATATGCAACAAAGAACTCCAACATAACTCACCGTGAAACACTTCTAGGAAAATGTTGCATGTAAAGTTTCATTTGAATACAACTCAAAATATCTAATGCCAGtcttatttcatgtttttgaatGTCTGCAATTCAAGCAATACCCCCTAGAGTAATTGGGTATTTGATAATATCTTTGCCATCAACATTCATTATCTTGACAGGCCTAATTCTTGCTGCAAGTAGGTTGACAATTTTTTCCCTAGATAGCCTGTGCTGTAAGTATTGACAAAACGAAGAAATATTCAACTGAACAATGAATCCCAAGTGCTGGcaagaaaaaagatgaaaataaagaaaagaaacagtGATTTCAGGCACAGTGTTGATTGCATGGTTGTCAACCAGTCTCTCAGGATTAAAGCCAAGGAGTGACCTCACAAGAAGGGCAAAATTTCTGCGTAGATTTTGCAATGCACAAACTGCTAATTCTTCCTAACTTACCTTCGGAGAaaggttcaatttttttttgtgttcgATATATTTTATGTTTGCATTAGATCCCAAGAGGGATGCCCTGTCCACCAAGGATGATGAACTGTTTGCTATGATGCAGATGAGAGCCCAACAGATcagagaagaagaggagaaagaaggaaaggtcGATGAGAGTGGAGAAGAAGAGGATAGAAGCGTCTCTGAGGAGAAGCCTGAAGATGTTATTAAGGTGATTatgatttgtatagcgcacgtatccaccttgttacatgtaggtgctcaagacgctcctatattaccctggctacgCTGGTCTACCAgttccggtgctcacagctttttgaggaattacttcctgcctgTCTCTATTTAccccacctgggttgagtgcagcacaatgtgggtaaatttcttgatgaagGAGAGCATGCTGTGGCTGGGAATTGAACCCCTtgccctcagattgaaagacgtcGTCTTAACCACTAGAATTCAACACCCCCACAATAAtggatttaaatgaaaaatatatttgtatctaCAGGCTTGATGGGATTGCAGTGCCTACATGGACTGCAATGATCTGTTGTTATAGTTATGCTACGTAGGCCCAACAAAAATTGGTATTTTGGGAATATCAAAGCAGTTGGTATATTTCTTCTATGTCAGATAAACTAAAAACGTGagaattttacattattttttccaGTTGTGGTACAGTCATATTGGCAGACCAACCCCAAACCAGTCTTCAAAAACAACTTCTGTGTCAGGTTTTTATTCCGTCTGGAATCAGAATGAATATAAACTCGACAAAGTCTTTTGAGCATGTtgaaaaacgaaaaaaataaagaaaaataaaaatattacagaGAACGGGTGCTAGATATTTCAAATATCTAATTTAAAAATTGTTACAAAGAATTAATCGCTGAAATAATGCATGGCCACATTATAGATTAGGTTGTGTGATGTTACTCAGGTATAATTCACATTAATGAACATTTACCAAAACATTAAACAAGCTTTATGTAACACATATCATCTTGGACACTGCTAGTTTATCTGGAAAATTACCTTTGTACATCCTCCTGAAGTAGTTTATTTCTCCTTCTTGTATACATCTGTCAGAATTgtttaggcctacattttttCATCTATTTTTATCATCTATGTTGCTGCCCTTGTAATTCTCTTCAAAAATCTTCAAACCTCTGGCGAAATGCCTTTTGGAGGGAAGTGGTTTGTTGTGGTTTTTTAAATCAATCCACACCTACAAAACTGAGTCATTGCCATTGCCCTGGATGTAGAACAGAAAGTGTATTTTCAGTCTAGTGTATGTTAaagtcattttttaaatttgtctgTTCTCCAAGTTCATGAActaagaaaacaaataatatttgatattataaATTTATGTTTTGAAGGCTAGAAGCATATTCGTTGTTtgcacttaaaggagaatgtaACCCTTGCAACAAACTTGCTTAATGTGAAATATAGGATTTATAAAGATTTGAGAACAATtggacaaataataagaaagttattagcatTTGAAAGTTGACAATTGGtcacattggcaatgtgaccgaGATGTGCATTGTCACACAAGAACAACCCTCCTCTTTGGATATTGTAATTATATCCCAAAGCATATATCTTATAATCCGTATTACATGTTTTCCCATAAAAATAATCACCTGGTCTACAGGATAGACATGATAATAGTGAAGATTTAAGTGAATATGTATAAAAGTAATGTGGAACTTTTAAATATGTACACTGTAGTATCACACATTGTTGGTTTGCATAGCCAATGGGATGATGCCCATTGAATCAAGATCTCAACAATCCAATAATTACAgcgtttttttaataaaacttttATTGGTCTGTTTCTTTCATGTTGGCTATTTTTTCAGGCAATAAAGTTAAAGACATGGCAggcaaagaacaataaaaataatcagtacAGTGTCTTCTGTCATCGTTTTCATTTGTTTCCATTAACATCCTCAGCATccccaatacatgtacatcattctaataatataaaaaaacactaacaacatcatcatcatcatcattatcaccatcaccatcaccataatcatcaatatcacTATGAACCCATTATCCTCAGCATCGCCATAATTTGGAAACATTTAAATATTCCTCTCTTTAACAATATATCCTTCTTTAAATGTGTCCCTTAGGTATCTCTCAAGGACAGGATGCAGTCTTTCAAGGGTAAGGAATCCAAGCCTACCCTTGTGGATTACAGCAAGCTACCAGTGTCACCCACCCCTAAGAGAGCCACCAAGATGCAGCCTCCTGAGAAAAGGTAGAATTGCTATTGTGTGTAAAAAATAGCATCtttgtattcatgaatattaatgaagcaAGAACTAACATTCTTTAAGTCAGCTGATTGTGAAAATATGTTATGCAATAGGCTTCTTTGCTATGTAATGCAAATCTATAGTTGTTTCCTTTTGTGGGAACTTAGTAATGAGGTACATGTATCCCTAAAAATTCTTAGTGATAAATGAAATGCAGCTGCACACATTAATTTTTGCTTTGTCTGGCAAGCTTTTTTTTTGATCCAATGACTTTGAATTTGAGatggttttgtttttatttcagacCAGAGCCTGTCAATGTAAAGCAGAatggagaagagaagaagagtGAAGATGAAGCTGAAGAAGATGACCAACTCGCTGGTCTTAGCCTCTCAGAGAAGATGAAGATGTTTACTCAGATGTCAGCCATCAGGAAGAAGGCtcaggaagaggaggaaaag from the Lytechinus pictus isolate F3 Inbred chromosome 1, Lp3.0, whole genome shotgun sequence genome contains:
- the LOC129259803 gene encoding serine/arginine repetitive matrix protein 1-like isoform X6 produces the protein MEVYETDELRRSETEDTADAADRLIARHRRRKSSVDSSSDVFDSPHRSGSRDRRHDDFSDSDSVTSSASVDRPSRRHIKSERTDIRESRRQDSHSKSPDAGVHKQPDGSGTNNNNKPSRDKRKRHNQAVTMEDIQKASKLKGSSDPAPSHTSQKSKDLPPSPKIIEPPVQSAKTSSQEMSPRNLKAGGFKIETVTKTELKKDSSMPKPGDQTVLKRATSPTHDVSKRASWGSNKGEPLKDGLKPAGGQQTGVDRPSSPLSKVTLRKPEIPKVLQDSTRQRKNSDSSISTSESLSVSPTRKVRGGSFSNKSDSEKTGSLQRPKSMPVKDSATSSQSKDQKTPSSKTGGHARVSSSPEKKRLSKTMSSPERKPPKKTDTKASAERKLSSASSTSSSTKSSQVDKRTSYPPAKTTSPDRKPLSRRQSSPEKKLTTRPASPEKKLRTRPASPEKKLTTRQPSPEKKVSKTTGEKKLTRQASSEKKPSRTTSPEKKVSGKSSTEIKSSRTVSPDKRVSKTSPTEKKNERATSPEKRPSTKRTSSPVKKPSVKKDSESKTNKKSPESTKATKDADNKKMESKTNGVDVSKKEPAKSDLIVQKPQVKEEIIAKKEENKEEAVPAAPEPKMPQPVVTIVAPAPDRKPSQAKRIRSRTIEVDMLRRNGTPDPKRDALSTKDDELFAMMQMRAQQIREEEEKEGKVDESGEEEDRSVSEEKPEDVIKVSLKDRMQSFKGKESKPTLVDYSKLPVSPTPKRATKMQPPEKRPEPVNVKQNGEEKKSEDEAEEDDQLAGLSLSEKMKMFTQMSAIRKKAQEEEEKRAKSKSSSRFHRTRGRDRFQTQPVTPEELTTASSLAKEMAAQAENNEESKEKDEDIAREVKKEEVEDTMNTQDRIREEIRQAKLRETIVEEPSEESDDTSSRLPSMAEEEEPPADVQEDEYSKLTLSEKMRLFKEKSTEGTKPPPKVEPPKRKRRSESRFRTQPITVDEVKKAAVSPLAKSFSRPPSVEILGALPIAQQVSMVYGESNATPHPATMNGRSVSSTRRSSNSDLKEAMKDTATKDTASKDTATPKQLPKKEAEVKPQSYKDTVKKQKNLMALLASEIKGTSKEDEEVEHPKTEAVDASIKMARLGHDVTSPTEEKEPILESVETKSVDQTQAARVAASRKKDSVPQKAPPSPKTRHSLIQKQGTSETLSSSKKQLSSPEKKLTKPQPHPRSPQNIRRNGTAKSTKDAAPPSPVPSPRRSKMGSPASMRRQDSQDGDISSGAEDGKRIVNCAAKGSSSEFATPQREKKADQKIKESSSESEAEVRQRVSPVTEEHVALIKKKSKKNSTAEKRDR
- the LOC129259803 gene encoding titin homolog isoform X4, with protein sequence MEVYETDELRRSETEDTADAADRLIARHRRRKSSVDSSSDVFDSPHRSGSRDRRHDDFSDSDSVTSSASVDRPSRRHIKSERTDIRESRRQDSLSEQEARESIRLMIQNINNLLAEASKDDPVVNDKIDTIKLKKEEEKNPDDSDNDVDDNVFDMEDPIESNVSRMDSKSPDAGVHKQPDGSGTNNNNKPSRDKRKRHNQAVTMEDIQKASKLKGSSDPAPSHTSQKSKDLPPSPKIIEPPVQSAKTSSQEMSPRNLKAGGFKIETVTKTELKKDSSMPKPGDQTVLKRATSPTHDVSKRASWGSNKGEPLKDGLKPAGGQQTGVDRPSSPLSKVTLRKPEIPKVLQDSTRQRKNSDSSISTSESLSVSPTRKVRGGSFSNKSDSEKTGSLQRPKSMPVKDSATSSQSKDQKTPSSKTGGHARVSSSPEKKRLSKTMSSPERKPPKKTDTKASAERKLSSASSTSSSTKSSQVDKRTSYPPAKTTSPDRKPLSRRQSSPEKKLTTRPASPEKKLRTRPASPEKKLTTRQPSPEKKVSKTTGEKKLTRQASSEKKPSRTTSPEKKVSGKSSTEIKSSRTVSPDKRVSKTSPTEKKNERATSPEKRPSTKRTSSPVKKPSVKKDSESKTNKKSPESTKATKDADNKKMESKTNGVDVSKKEPAKSDLIVQKPQVKEEIIAKKEENKEEAVPAAPEPKMPQPVVTIVAPAPDRKPSQAKRIRSRTIEVDMLRRNGTPDPKRDALSTKDDELFAMMQMRAQQIREEEEKEGKVDESGEEEDRSVSEEKPEDVIKVSLKDRMQSFKGKESKPTLVDYSKLPVSPTPKRATKMQPPEKRPEPVNVKQNGEEKKSEDEAEEDDQLAGLSLSEKMKMFTQMSAIRKKAQEEEEKRAKSKSSSRFHRTRGRDRFQTQPVTPEELTTASSLAKEMAAQAENNEESKEKDEDIAREVKKEEVEDTMNTQDRIREEIRQAKLRETIVEEPSEESDDTSSRLPSMAEEEEPPADVQEDEYSKLTLSEKMRLFKEKSTEGTKPPPKVEPPKRKRRSESRFRTQPITVDEVKKAAVSPLAKSFSRPPSVEILGALPIAQQVSMVYGESNATPHPATMNGRSVSSTRRSSNSDLKEAMKDTATKDTASKDTATPKQLPKKEAEVKPQSYKDTVKKQKNLMALLASEIKGTSKEDEEVEHPKTEAVDASIKMARLGHDVTSPTEEKEPILESVETKSVDQTQAARVAASRKKDSVPQKAPPSPKTRHSLIQKQGTSETLSSSKKQLSSPEKKLTKPQPHPRSPQNIRRNGTAKSTKDAAPPSPVPSPRRSKMGSPASMRRQDSQDGDISSGAEDGKRIVNCAAKGSSSEFATPQREKKADQKIKESSSESEAEVRQRVSPVTEEHVALIKKKSKKNSTAEKRDR